aaaatatatttttatcttGGTGcatctgatgacgtcatcattAACATTTGCTTGTATAGGGGACTTTATCTCTCAGTGTAGATACAAAAGGAGAAATGGGTTTAGAGGGAGAAACAATCATGAGGGGAGGGAAATAGAAGCAAAAAAATCAGGAACCGAAGTCCTGATAATACAGAGTGCGAGCCACAAGTAAAGTACCTGACCTGAAACTGATACACTGTGGCTGTCGACAGACAAGTACATTGAAGTCCTCTGGCCCCAGGCATAATCTGTAATATTGTGAGGCATTTATCATTTTGGTGGTAGAGGAGGCTTTGGGTCTCCTCAGGCACCGGGCCAACAGCTACTTATTTAGTCTCTATAATCATTCTCCATTGTTGGCCCATCACCGGTGCCGTTATGTGGTTTTCCCTTGACTCTATCTTAAAATGAGTAGAACCCAGGTGTCTGCGCGTCGCCCAGTGGTCGAGCCACTACACTAGCAGATGGGGCCCCGGACGCAGGTCCTGATGCAGTAATGATTATGCCCAGCCACCTCCTGCTATGGAGAACCTCAATGAGTATaacgaaccatgcacctgtgtgacatcacatgaccagtatatatataacgagccacacacctgtgtgacaccacatgaccagggatattacgagccgtgcagctgtgtaacatcacatgaccaggggtataacgagctgtgcacctgtgtgacatcacatgaccagcgatatataaccagcactgcatCTTTGTGACACTAAATGACGAGGGACACAATGAGCCCCCCACCTGcctgacaccacatgaccagggatataacgagccatgcacctgtgtctgtgtgacaccacatgaccagggatataacgagccgtgcacctgtgtctgtgtgacaccacatgaccagggatataaggagacgTGAacatgcgtgacatcacatgaccagggagggaTATAACAGCCGtgtgcctgtgtgacatcacatgaccagggatatattacgagccgtgcacctgtgtgacaacagaTGACCGACTGTTTTTATCCACGGGAAGTAGATGAAGCTtcttgttgaatgacagcaagaagaaaTGTACAAAAcctataaggaattgatacagtaagtatatttGAATGTCTTAtgacttttcatcacacaaaccatATGAATTATGTGCTGACAGTGGACAACAAACGCAGATTCTTTAGGATGAATTATCTAGCACACATTTATAGGCAAACTTTTCCTCCAACACCTACAGACGATTATCAGCTGAATATGAACGTGTCCGATCTCTCGTTCCTGACCTCCAGGGGGATTTGGTGGCTTCCAGATGAATAATCATTGTCACGTCCTGTAGGTCTATGACCAGGTTTGCTCTTTGACCTGCCCATGGCTGACCATCCGCCCCATATCAATACTGAAGACTAAGCGCAGAACTCGTGAGTCACCTTCTATTCCTTGGCTTCTGAAAACACAAGTGTGAAGGTGCCAGACAGGTCTTGTCAATTAACACAAAATAAGGTTTCCTTAGATGCTGGAATCTATCTCCCTGGTCGTCTGGCCGGAGAATTACTGGAGCATCTACAGATTGTGTCCCGGACTGACATGACTTGTGTCTGGCACGATGGATGTGAGAAGAGGCACGACACTCCCGGGCTTGTCTCTCAGACCCTCGAGGGGCACTCAGATCACTGACTGGAGGAAGAGATCAGGAACTGGCAGAAGAGAAGCTTCTTTATCCTCCTTTATTATACTTTAGTAGTTTAGATATCAAAACTATAACatttcacatccatatataacatCCTATCAAGCATCTGGTAATCCTACAATAAGATGACGTGAAGATGTTAGATGGTTGATGTAGAATTTAATTAAAAGAATGTTTATTATCAGGAACAAAAGCAAATTTGCATTTTGAGACTAGGGGATTGTGGGAGAGGGAGATGAGGGATTGGGACATGGGGTGTGGTGGACACAATGGCCGGGCTGTGGTGGCTCAGGATCTGTAGATCAAGTAGTTTCTCCCGGTTTGGAGTTAGTCTTGGTTTGTAGAACTCCAGGTGGAATATTTTGTTTGTACTAAAGTCCCACCGTGACCAGTCTGGATTTGTATGTGGCCCCCGGACCTCATTGTCATATTGAACAATGGGGGATATGATGGTGTCCATCACGAGATGTTTGAGTCTATGCTATCGTCACTTGATTGCATGGAAGGTTCTGCAGGCCTTGTCCATGAACACCTGGATGGTTTGTCCTGATTGGTGGATTTCCAGGCCCAGGTATGTGTTCCTGTCTATCACTGTCGGTAGGCAGCTGTTCAGCATTTAGGAGAAAAGCCTGGCTAATCTACTTCTCCACTGGTACACCATGGTGTTGTTTTTCTAGAGAATGATGGGTAATGACCAAGTGCTGATGAATTTCTCCAGGATTTTCAGGTTGTCCTGAAGACCTCTCTCAGTTGGTGACAATAGCAATAGGAGATATTGAACTTCAGAGTCATGGAGGGAGAGTCATATTGTGCAAGGAGAACTCTAGGACTGTGACCAAGCTCAGGGATGTAGATGTTGAAGAGCGTTGAACCTATGCTGTCAGATCCCTCAGCTCTACTGGAATTAATCAGTATACCTTCATGCTACAAGTGTTCTCGATGCAGGAACCCTTGATGATGTCATAGACTTTCCATGATATTCTGCTCTCCAGCTGCTTTGGAAACGGGCCTTTTTAAACTCCACAAAACAGGAGTATAATCTTCCACACTTGACAAGAGGTAAGTTCTAGTCTTTGGAGACTGCAATGCCGAAGCCGGAGTAAAGATTTCCTGACCACGGATGGCAAGGTCAGAACACCACCTGGCATAGCCAAGACCCAGAGCTACTGGTGGGCCCCACTCACTGCTACATTTTGCCGTAGAGATGGAAACATCTCCATTGTAGGAGCAGAGCTGGAGTCACTGGGCACCATCACCTTCCTATCAGTTATCATTGCCCACCATAGGATTACGCTATTACCAGCGACCATTCAGGCCTATAGCGGGTGGACAGGCGCAGGGGCCATGGCCCCACCTTGTGTGGAAATGAAAATTGTAATTCCTGGTAGATCGCTTATTTCTGTCCTTCTACACCAGAAAGGtaccatacaagccctgataactcTCCCCCAATGACTCCACTCCAATCAACAGGTTCCTATGGTCCACGTAGCGGCCATAAAGCAAAAatccaaaaagaaaaacagaaatctACAGGTAGAAAACAAATTCAGACTCctaaaaaataatcacaatttgcttttatttaataaaaaaattaatgacGGTGGTTGATTCCCTTTTACACTTGTAGTGGACATATACAGCGCCCCTTTAACCACAACCAAAGGAGACAGAGAAATTAGTGGGGCAATAGTtttcccaaaaaaataaataaatataataattgaGACAATGTAATTTAGTTTTCTGGGTCGGAGCACACTTTAATGATCGGAGCTGTGTGTTTTATAGGATTAGAGGACCTTTCAGCTGTAGAACTGATGAGGGCCTGGTGGTCCATTCCTTCATGTGAGACTCTCAAGTCAAAAAACTAAATTTAAGCGAAACATTAGGTCTAAATTGTCAACATTACTGGTGCCCACTGTACTGCTCTGGGTACTTTTATAGATAAGAGGTCTGTCGCTTATTTACATATGGGAGTTAAGCTTCCATGATTGAGAAGGTGGATATACCACAGCAGAATGGAGGGCACCAGTTATGTCAACTATACTCTAGGACTAGTGGTCCTTTAGGTTTCATAGGGTGCGTGTTGTGTGGTAAGAGGTCCTTTCATTTATATAGTTGTGTGCATTGTAAGATTATGGGTCTATTCATTTTTCTGCTCCTTTGTGCTTCAATGTAACGGCTTCAGCTTGTGGTCGGGATTCTCTTGGATAAAACTCTGCCAGCATGGATTCTGGGATACGTTTAAGGAGTTCCTTAGGGAAGATACGTAGAAGCTGCCACCCGATATCCAATGACTCGAATATGCTTCGGTTCTCGTAGGCGCCTAGAGAAAGAGATAGCCAGTAATCAGAGGGATCTGCTGGATCTACTGGAGACATTCTACCTCACAAATCTCCGACCACTCCAAGTGCCAAGCTTTCTAGATCCACCACCATTCTCTGTTCTTCTAGATCTAGTGATAACACGATGAAACCACTGAGGTCATTACTGCGGTGGTCTTACATCAGTGCTTGGCCTGCCTAACTGAAGGGCATGGTACATTGACTGGTGGGGGACTGGAAATCTTTGGAATGGAGGGACACGGAACCCATGAAATAATTAACACGGCTGAACAGCCTACGATAAACATAATAACCAGTATAGAGGATCCTCCATCACCCCCACGATGGACAGCCCTTCTATTTACCCTGAGCAATGAACTGCTTCTCAAACTTCTGTAGGAACTCCAGATACAAGAGATCATCTGAGGACAGAGCTTCTTCACCCACCACGGCCTTCATAGCCTGGACGTCTTTCCCAATAGCATAACAGGCATACTGTGGAACCAAAGACAAGGATTACTAGAAAACGTCTTCTCCTCCAGGACATTCCAATGACCATGCAGAGTTCAAATTGCCTAGTTCCTCATATTTCATTTAGGAAATCTAGTCCAGCCTGGGGTGGTCTCAGCATGGAGGTTTTTTTGCTGGAGTAGTCATGTATACTGACATCATAGTGGCAACAACTAGTGCCCTGGTCATAGGAGCCATGGTTTGATATCTGAATAGGACAAGATCTACATTGAGTGATTTCTTTGTACAATCACCGAGTGTCCAGGACATGGCATTGACTTCAAGCCAACAACCATTGAGTGTATCATTGTCATCAGTGACCAGACTGATGGCCACCAGGTATGAAATGCTGAGTCATCTATCACCGAGTGAGACCACATAACTATCCAGCCCATATGATGTCCTACAACTTGTGATACATTACTGCTGAAGTAACCATCAAGAGTATACTTTCTAACTCTCTTGTATGGTCACTATTAGGTCAGTGATGTGCGTTGGGTCCACTTTCTAGGCTTTTTTTCATGGTGGCCTGTTATTTTTTATGCCCagttactactactattactctaTGTTGGCACAGTGTACATACCAGCTGGTTAGATACATCTCCATGGTCTTTCCTGGTCATGCCTTCTCCAATAGCAGATTTCATGAGACGGGACAGAGATGGGAGCACGTTGATTGGAGGGTAGATCTAAAAGATATTTGATGCCTTCATCAATACATTTTACATACGTCTACACATGTAATGATGATACTCGAAGTACACGCTGTAGACCATGTTCTCCATAATCTCCATAATCTCCTGTACTCAGAGGAGTACTTAAAGGAGATGGTTTAGCACAGGGATAACCATGGAAGAAGGGTAAAGGGTGAGAATCATGGAGAGAGGTGACTCACCTGTCTGTTGTGAAGTTGCCGGTCCACGTAGATCTGTCCTTCCGTAATGAAACCAGTTAAGTCAGGAATGGGGTGAGTAATATCTGGAAGATGGAAATAGATGTTGGATCACCAGACTCAAGAAGTAAGATCACACTAGCCCAAGGGTTCATTCATATAGTCATTGTCCACGTTCTCAAGCAGAAGTAGAGGGAGACCATGTTTATTGAGGATTTCAGAGTTGTTGTAAATTTCTCTGGGAAAATGTATGCAAAGTAGCTCTTCTACCCAAGGGAGAAAACTGAAAACGATCCCAAGATCACAAGATCCCAAGAGGTCCAAAGATGGACCTGGAGAGAGGGCACCTCATTACATCTTCATAAACACCAAATTACCAATATGAGAGGATGGAAATACCGAGACCCCAAAAATGGACTAGGAAGAAGGTCTAGAAATTACTGGACCCAACTGTCCAGGATCCAGAAGCTGAGGACCTGGTGAGGTGGAAGAGGCGTTGATGATTTCTTGGGTACCCACCATCATTAGGCATGGTTAGGATTGGGATCTGGGTGATTGATCCGCTCCTGCCCTCCACTCGGCCGGCTCGTTCATAGATGGTAGCCAGGTCAGTGTACATATAGCCGGGGAATCCTCGTCTTCCTGGTACCTCCTCCCGAGCCGCTGACACCTATCACAGGATAGTTCAATGGTCATGGAGTGTTATTACCTTCTGCGAGTATCCAACTTCTGTGCCCACATCAGGGGTGAAGGACATTACCTCACGCAGAGCCTCGGCGTAGGAGCTCATGTCTGTCAGGATGACCAGGACGTGCTTCTCGCACTGGTAGGCCAGGTACTCGGCCTCTGTCAGGGCCAGCCGCGGAGTGATTATCCTCTCAATGCTGCACAAGAGGAACAGCGCAACAGGGTCACTGCACCGAGGGTGTATCTAAGTGCGATactctcatgtgtgatacagcctgctgatctgtgtatctcatcctatcattGTGATCCTGTCTTCTGAGCTTTGTATCTAGTCCTATCACGTGGGATACAGTATGCTGATctatgtatctaagcttatcatgtgtgatactgtctactgagctgtatatctaagcCTATCAAGTGGGATAcaacatgtgtgatactgtctgtagaTACTCACGTGGGATCATTGGCTAGATTCAGGAACAGACACACATTATCCATGGATCCATTTTCCTCAAAATCTGACTTGAAGAATCGTGCAGTCTCCATGTTGACCTGTGGGGGGCAGCGTCACCCATTAACCCTTACACATCATACTGGAGAGGATAGTCCAGTGATCATCTACTACTTACACCCATCGCAGCAAACACAATAGCAAAGTTATCATCGTGGTAATCCATCACGTCCTTAGATTTCTTCACCAGTCCGGCCTGTCTGCAGATCTGTGCCGCAATCTGTGGGGGAAGAGACACCCCGATAATTACAGCTCCGAGAACTTCCAGGTCACCGGCCACAATCATATTGTATGTGCACAGAAGACATGCAGCACCCCAGAAGAATAACATATACAGCTCATTcgcttgggggggacaggacagggacccaCCGACATGTCAGGGGGACAGGAAAGGCACGCccggacacttggggggacaggacagggacccaccgacacttggggggacaggacagggacccaccgacacttggggggacagggacacgccgacacttggggggacaggacagggacacgctgacacttgggggacaggacagggacacgctgacacttgggagaggggacagagacacgctgacacttgggggacagggacacgctgacacttgggggacaggacggggacacgctgacacttgggggacaggacagggacacgctgacacttgggggacaggacagggacacgctgacacttgggggacaggacagggacacgctgacacttgggggacaggacagggacacgctgacacttgggggacaggacagggacacgctgacacttgggagaggggacagagacacgctgacacttgggggacagggacacgctgacacttgggggacaggacggggacacgctgacacttgggggacaggacagggacacgctgacacttgggggacag
The DNA window shown above is from Engystomops pustulosus chromosome 1, aEngPut4.maternal, whole genome shotgun sequence and carries:
- the ATP6V1B1 gene encoding V-type proton ATPase subunit B, kidney isoform; this encodes MATKVQVRVDGHQANMAAAREHALAVTRNYISHPRLCYRTVSGVNGPLVVLDNVKFAQYAEIVNFTLPDGTSRSGQVLEVSGSKAIVQVFEGTSGIDAKKTTCEFTGDILRTPVSEDMLGRVFNGSGKPIDNGPPVMAEDFLDINGQPINPFGRTYPEEMIQTGISPIDVMNSIARGQKIPIFSAAGLPHNEIAAQICRQAGLVKKSKDVMDYHDDNFAIVFAAMGVNMETARFFKSDFEENGSMDNVCLFLNLANDPTIERIITPRLALTEAEYLAYQCEKHVLVILTDMSSYAEALREVSAAREEVPGRRGFPGYMYTDLATIYERAGRVEGRSGSITQIPILTMPNDDITHPIPDLTGFITEGQIYVDRQLHNRQIYPPINVLPSLSRLMKSAIGEGMTRKDHGDVSNQLYACYAIGKDVQAMKAVVGEEALSSDDLLYLEFLQKFEKQFIAQGAYENRSIFESLDIGWQLLRIFPKELLKRIPESMLAEFYPRESRPQAEAVTLKHKGAEK